One Raphanus sativus cultivar WK10039 unplaced genomic scaffold, ASM80110v3 Scaffold4023, whole genome shotgun sequence genomic window carries:
- the LOC130507097 gene encoding monothiol glutaredoxin-S6-like — protein sequence MESIRSLVAEKPVVIFSKSSCCMSHSIQTLISGYGAKMTVYELDQLCNGQEVEKALVQMGCNPSVPAVFIGEQLIGGANQVMTLQVKNQLAALLRRAGAIWV from the coding sequence ATGGAAAGCATCAGAAGCTTAGTTGCAGAGAAACCAGTGGTGATATTCAGCAAAAGCAGTTGCTGCATGAGCCATTCAATCCAAACACTGATCTCAGGGTACGGAGCAAAGATGACGGTGTACGAGCTTGATCAGTTGTGTAACGGCCAGGAGGTGGAGAAAGCATTGGTACAGATGGGGTGTAATCCGAGTGTACCAGCTGTGTTCATAGGGGAACAGTTAATAGGTGGTGCTAACCAGGTGATGACTCTCCAAGTCAAGAACCAACTAGCTGCGTTGCTAAGAAGAGCTGGAGCCATTTGGG